The following proteins are co-located in the Leptospira weilii genome:
- a CDS encoding NAD-dependent epimerase/dehydratase family protein: protein MIDVLVSGASGFIGKPLVEKFRNQSLSVCALDRKMGDVSDPLTWSKLPETKSVVHLAGQTYVPDSWKDSRSFINSNVMGTQNALDYALKYDAQFVFISAYLYGKPEKIPISETHRIAPNNPYALSKYLAEQVCEFYSKFKNMNIKVLRLFNVYGSGQREDFLIPTILKQVKTKKEVRVLDLTPKRDFIYLEDVLSSISSALFPITGFHTFNIGSGVSYSVQEVISIAQEIAHTNLPVLSEFKERKEEISNVVADISKAKEVLGWEPIWSFRNGLAEILKVL from the coding sequence ATGATTGATGTATTGGTTTCCGGTGCTTCCGGATTTATCGGTAAACCTTTGGTCGAAAAATTTCGAAATCAGAGTTTATCCGTTTGCGCGCTTGATCGAAAGATGGGGGACGTGAGCGATCCTTTGACTTGGTCAAAATTGCCTGAAACAAAATCCGTCGTTCATTTGGCGGGCCAAACCTATGTGCCCGACAGTTGGAAAGACAGTCGTTCGTTTATCAATTCTAACGTAATGGGTACACAAAATGCGTTGGATTATGCCCTTAAATACGATGCACAATTCGTATTTATCAGCGCCTATTTGTATGGAAAACCCGAAAAAATTCCGATTTCCGAAACTCATAGAATCGCGCCGAACAATCCGTATGCTTTGTCCAAATATCTGGCGGAGCAAGTCTGCGAGTTTTATTCTAAATTTAAAAATATGAATATTAAGGTTTTAAGATTATTTAATGTTTATGGTTCGGGACAAAGGGAGGATTTTTTGATCCCGACAATTCTTAAACAGGTTAAAACCAAGAAGGAAGTTCGTGTTTTGGATCTAACACCTAAAAGGGATTTTATTTATTTGGAGGACGTCTTGAGTTCGATTTCCTCCGCTTTATTTCCTATTACCGGTTTTCACACATTCAATATCGGTTCTGGAGTTTCTTATTCGGTGCAGGAAGTCATTTCCATCGCTCAGGAGATAGCTCATACTAATTTACCGGTTTTATCGGAATTCAAGGAAAGAAAGGAGGAAATTTCCAATGTCGTAGCCGACATTTCCAAAGCAAAAGAAGTGTTAGGATGGGAACCGATTTGGTCATTTCGAAACGGGTTGGCCGAAATATTGAAAGTTCTCTGA
- a CDS encoding sugar phosphate nucleotidyltransferase has protein sequence MSKRAIILAGGKGTRLRPYTTVLPKPLMPIGEYPILEVIVKQLVSSGFTHITMAVNHQAQLIQAFFQDGSKWNTKIDYSLEDKPLGTMGPLKLVSDLPSDFLVMNGDVLTDIDFSAFYKIHVESKSIFTISSKKRKQLIDYGVLETDGRGLLIGFREKPAQDYEVSMGVYMVNQAALDFIPKNSIFGFDHLMLKLIEINRPISVLPHEGYWLDIGRPDDYEKAIDEFETMKDTLFHD, from the coding sequence ATGTCTAAGAGAGCGATCATATTAGCGGGAGGTAAGGGGACTCGATTGCGCCCTTATACTACCGTACTTCCTAAACCTTTGATGCCCATTGGAGAATATCCCATTTTGGAAGTGATTGTAAAACAACTTGTAAGCTCCGGATTTACTCACATCACAATGGCCGTAAATCACCAAGCACAACTCATTCAAGCCTTTTTTCAGGACGGAAGTAAATGGAATACAAAGATTGATTATTCCTTGGAAGATAAACCACTCGGCACGATGGGGCCTTTGAAACTGGTATCCGATTTGCCCAGTGACTTTTTAGTGATGAACGGAGACGTTCTTACGGATATCGATTTTTCCGCTTTTTATAAAATACATGTGGAATCAAAATCGATTTTTACAATTTCCTCGAAGAAAAGAAAACAATTGATCGACTACGGAGTTTTGGAAACGGATGGTCGGGGACTTCTTATCGGATTTCGAGAAAAACCGGCTCAAGACTACGAAGTGAGTATGGGCGTTTATATGGTGAATCAAGCGGCCTTGGATTTTATTCCGAAGAACAGCATATTCGGTTTTGATCATCTAATGCTCAAACTGATCGAAATCAATAGACCGATTTCGGTTCTGCCGCATGAAGGATATTGGTTGGATATCGGACGTCCGGACGATTATGAAAAAGCCATCGATGAATTTGAAACAATGAAAGATACCTTATTTCATGATTGA
- a CDS encoding NAD-dependent 4,6-dehydratase LegB codes for MKKILVTGADGFIGSHLTEALVRSGFEVKAFVYYNSFNTWGWLDYCSDDVRGKFEVFTGDVRDPNGVRTAMKGTDAVLHLAALIGIPYSYHSPDTYIDTNIKGTLNVLQAARDLNLSKVIHTSTSEVYGTAQFVPITEEHPLKGQSPYSASKIGADQLAYSFYSSFSTPVITVRPFNTYGPRQSARAIIPTVITQLLSGKTKVQLGSTSPTRDFNFVTDTVNGFINALKSKQGFGEVINIGNGFEISVGDTVKLIANIIGKEVEIVSDSNRIRPEKSEVERLWASNQKAKDLLNWQPAYNGLQGFRKGLEETIEWFKKPENLKGYKVEVYNV; via the coding sequence TTGAAAAAAATTTTAGTTACCGGTGCAGACGGTTTTATAGGCTCGCATCTAACCGAAGCTTTGGTTAGATCGGGGTTCGAAGTAAAAGCATTCGTTTATTATAATTCTTTTAACACTTGGGGTTGGTTGGATTATTGTTCCGACGACGTTAGGGGTAAATTTGAAGTTTTTACGGGCGACGTTCGGGATCCAAACGGAGTCAGAACTGCGATGAAAGGAACCGACGCCGTTTTACATTTGGCGGCTCTCATCGGTATCCCTTATTCCTATCATTCTCCGGACACGTATATCGATACGAATATTAAAGGAACATTGAATGTTCTGCAAGCCGCAAGGGATCTGAATTTAAGCAAAGTCATTCATACTTCCACGAGCGAAGTTTACGGCACGGCTCAGTTTGTTCCCATTACAGAAGAGCATCCTTTGAAGGGACAGTCTCCGTATTCCGCTAGTAAAATCGGTGCCGATCAATTGGCCTATTCGTTTTATTCTTCTTTTTCAACACCCGTGATTACAGTTCGTCCGTTCAATACGTACGGTCCCAGGCAGTCGGCGAGAGCGATCATTCCAACGGTTATTACTCAGTTACTCAGTGGAAAGACGAAGGTTCAACTGGGTTCTACGAGCCCGACCCGTGATTTTAATTTTGTAACGGATACCGTGAACGGTTTTATCAACGCCTTAAAATCTAAACAAGGTTTTGGGGAGGTGATCAATATCGGGAACGGATTTGAAATTTCCGTCGGTGATACGGTAAAACTCATCGCAAACATTATTGGGAAGGAAGTTGAGATCGTTTCCGATAGCAATCGGATTCGTCCCGAGAAAAGCGAAGTGGAACGTCTCTGGGCTTCTAACCAAAAAGCGAAGGATTTATTGAACTGGCAACCTGCGTATAACGGTTTGCAAGGATTTAGGAAAGGTCTTGAGGAAACCATCGAATGGTTTAAAAAACCGGAAAATTTGAAAGGTTATAAGGTAGAGGTATACAATGTCTAA
- a CDS encoding glycosyltransferase family 4 protein, with product MKVLYIAPLPPPINGHSLVSKEFYDSIISEHNVEVINLRKQSLKEGMDSIQRVVEILKVLVRTFFKKSKTDAVYFTISESLAGNLKDVLIYMICFNLLPKMYIHLHGGSLKRLLFDKYPWVFILNRFFIKRVGGVILSGDSHLEIFRDYVDQKKISIIPNFAQDYLFLSEKTIRRKFDQLSFIRLLFISNMIPLKGYLILLEGFLALKADLQKKYVLEFAGRFNTEEERSIFEEKIKGKKNIRYHGLIDDTKKKELFEKAHIFCLPTMFFEGQPISILEAYAAGCVVITTGQSGILDIFTDQVNGFQIRENSSESIMKILSDLLVKQNSLLKIALYNNRLAVEKYRVATYTSNLKNVIGL from the coding sequence ATGAAAGTTTTATATATTGCTCCTTTACCGCCTCCGATCAACGGTCATTCCTTGGTCAGTAAGGAATTTTACGACAGTATTATTTCCGAACATAACGTCGAAGTGATCAATCTTAGGAAACAAAGTCTGAAGGAAGGAATGGATTCCATACAAAGGGTTGTTGAAATTTTAAAGGTTTTAGTTCGAACCTTTTTTAAAAAGTCAAAAACGGACGCCGTATACTTTACAATTTCTGAATCTCTTGCGGGAAACTTAAAGGATGTTTTGATTTATATGATCTGTTTTAATCTGCTTCCGAAGATGTATATTCATCTTCACGGTGGGAGTTTAAAAAGACTTTTGTTTGATAAATATCCTTGGGTATTTATACTCAATCGATTTTTTATCAAAAGAGTGGGGGGAGTGATTCTTTCCGGGGATTCCCATTTGGAAATTTTCCGAGACTATGTGGATCAGAAAAAAATTTCAATCATCCCTAATTTCGCTCAGGATTATTTATTTCTTTCAGAAAAAACGATTCGACGGAAATTCGATCAACTGAGTTTCATTCGATTATTATTTATCAGTAATATGATTCCGTTAAAAGGATATTTGATATTGCTCGAAGGTTTTCTGGCGTTGAAAGCCGATCTTCAAAAAAAATACGTGCTTGAGTTTGCTGGGAGATTTAATACCGAAGAAGAAAGATCGATTTTTGAAGAAAAAATTAAAGGAAAAAAAAACATTCGGTATCACGGTTTGATTGATGATACTAAGAAAAAGGAATTATTCGAAAAAGCCCATATTTTTTGTCTTCCCACCATGTTCTTTGAAGGTCAGCCGATTTCCATTTTAGAAGCGTATGCTGCGGGTTGTGTGGTGATTACAACCGGCCAGAGTGGAATTTTGGATATTTTTACGGATCAAGTAAACGGATTTCAAATTCGGGAAAATTCATCCGAGTCGATTATGAAAATTCTTTCGGATTTGCTCGTAAAGCAAAATAGTCTTTTAAAAATCGCTTTGTATAACAATCGATTGGCCGTTGAAAAATACAGAGTCGCTACTTATACTTCCAACCTTAAGAATGTGATCGGTTTGTGA
- a CDS encoding AglZ/HisF2 family acetamidino modification protein — MLRPRIIPVLLLQENGLVKTIQFGDERYIGDPLNAVRIFNEKEADELAVLDISASKEGKEPNYRLVERLANECRMPLCYGGGIKDLDQANRILGFGVEKIIVSSLAIENPKMISTMASYLGSQSVVVAIDFKKVTLSRKYEVMIHNGTKKTGKHLEDLVKEVIELGAGEIILNSIDRDGTMTGYEIEIVKKIQSICKIPITVLGGAGSLDHIKNLIQELGIIGVAAGSLFIYKGVHKAVLINYPNGTDKETLFS; from the coding sequence ATGTTAAGACCCAGAATCATACCCGTATTGTTGCTACAAGAGAACGGATTGGTCAAAACGATCCAATTCGGAGACGAAAGATATATCGGTGATCCATTAAACGCAGTAAGAATTTTTAATGAAAAAGAAGCCGATGAACTTGCGGTTTTGGATATTTCCGCCAGCAAAGAAGGAAAGGAACCGAATTATCGCCTGGTAGAACGTTTGGCGAATGAATGTAGAATGCCTTTGTGTTACGGCGGTGGAATTAAGGATTTGGACCAGGCGAATCGAATTTTAGGTTTTGGTGTGGAAAAAATCATCGTAAGTTCACTCGCAATCGAAAATCCGAAAATGATCTCCACTATGGCCTCTTACTTGGGAAGTCAGAGTGTGGTCGTAGCAATCGACTTTAAAAAAGTGACGTTATCGAGAAAATACGAAGTGATGATTCATAACGGAACTAAAAAAACCGGAAAACATCTCGAGGATTTGGTGAAAGAAGTTATCGAATTGGGTGCGGGTGAAATCATACTCAATTCCATCGATCGCGACGGAACTATGACCGGTTATGAGATCGAGATCGTCAAAAAGATTCAAAGTATCTGTAAGATTCCGATTACTGTCTTAGGCGGAGCGGGATCGCTGGATCATATCAAAAATCTAATTCAGGAACTTGGAATTATCGGCGTTGCCGCGGGCAGTCTTTTTATTTATAAAGGAGTGCATAAAGCGGTTTTAATCAACTATCCGAACGGCACGGATAAAGAAACATTGTTCTCTTAA
- the hisH gene encoding imidazole glycerol phosphate synthase subunit HisH has protein sequence MIGILDYGVGNLKAFANVLKGLNFHHQIVKTEQELKSCTKIIMPGVGSFDSVMDKLIESGIQDVLSDLIINKKVPVLGVCVGMQILASSSEEGSKSGLGWIRGRVKKFNFDRSDSFLTIPQIGWNEVSPTRENTLLKNLEKNSRFYFLHSYYMECEDKKDVIAMADYGGDFACAVNRENIYGTQFHPEKSHHNGVALIRNFANL, from the coding sequence GTGATTGGAATTTTAGATTATGGAGTCGGGAATTTAAAGGCCTTTGCGAACGTTCTCAAAGGCCTGAATTTTCATCATCAAATCGTTAAAACCGAACAGGAGCTCAAGAGTTGCACAAAAATCATTATGCCGGGTGTAGGTTCGTTTGATAGCGTGATGGATAAGTTGATCGAATCGGGTATTCAGGATGTACTTTCCGATTTAATAATCAACAAAAAAGTTCCCGTTCTGGGCGTTTGTGTGGGAATGCAAATTTTAGCCTCATCCAGCGAAGAAGGTAGTAAATCGGGGTTAGGGTGGATTCGAGGAAGAGTGAAAAAATTCAACTTTGATCGATCCGATTCTTTTCTTACCATTCCTCAAATAGGTTGGAACGAAGTTAGCCCTACGAGAGAAAATACGTTACTGAAAAATTTGGAGAAGAATTCTCGTTTCTATTTCTTACATTCGTATTATATGGAATGCGAGGACAAGAAAGATGTGATCGCGATGGCGGACTATGGAGGGGATTTTGCGTGTGCGGTGAATCGCGAAAATATCTACGGAACTCAGTTTCATCCCGAGAAAAGTCATCATAACGGAGTCGCTTTGATCCGTAATTTTGCAAATTTATAA
- a CDS encoding N-acetyl sugar amidotransferase, with protein MQNSKEIRVCTSCVMDTTDPNITFNEKGVCNHCLNYFQNIKPEWEKKLNTPSLLQEMIRKMKHAGKGKDYDCILGISGGVDSSYLAYLAKEKFGLRPLLFHVDAGWNSQEAVNNIEKIVDGLKLDLITEVINWEEMKDLQLSFFKAGVPHLDTPQDHVFFASLYNYCAKHGFHYILNGGNYSTECIREPLEWHYHASDLKQLKDIHRKFGKRKLKTFPLTGIFKYKVYYGIFKRLKVVQPLNYIPYTKEEAIRELETKFGWQRYSHKHYESRFTKFYEGYWLPNKFGYDKRKAHYSSLILTNQKTREDALKEIGQKPYDQLSISKDFDYIASKLDITREELERLEKLENKSYRDYKSTSGLISLGTKIFRMLGIEKRVIQ; from the coding sequence ATGCAAAATTCAAAAGAGATTCGAGTGTGTACTAGCTGCGTAATGGACACTACCGATCCAAATATAACATTCAACGAAAAGGGTGTTTGTAATCATTGTTTGAACTATTTTCAAAATATTAAACCGGAATGGGAAAAAAAACTGAACACTCCTTCCTTACTTCAGGAAATGATACGGAAGATGAAACATGCGGGAAAAGGAAAGGATTACGATTGTATTCTTGGAATCAGCGGAGGTGTGGACAGTTCTTATCTGGCCTACTTAGCAAAGGAGAAATTCGGTTTAAGGCCTCTTTTATTTCATGTGGACGCAGGTTGGAACTCCCAGGAGGCGGTCAATAATATCGAGAAGATAGTCGACGGATTGAAGTTAGATTTGATAACGGAAGTGATAAATTGGGAAGAGATGAAGGATCTACAGTTGTCCTTTTTTAAAGCGGGAGTTCCTCATTTGGACACTCCTCAAGACCACGTTTTTTTCGCCTCACTTTATAACTATTGTGCAAAACACGGATTTCATTATATTTTAAACGGCGGAAATTATTCGACCGAATGTATACGAGAACCCTTGGAATGGCACTATCATGCGTCGGATTTAAAACAGTTGAAGGATATTCATCGGAAATTCGGAAAAAGAAAATTAAAAACTTTTCCTCTAACGGGAATATTCAAATATAAAGTATATTATGGAATATTCAAAAGATTGAAAGTTGTTCAGCCGTTGAATTACATTCCCTATACCAAAGAAGAAGCCATTCGAGAACTTGAAACCAAATTTGGTTGGCAGAGATACAGCCATAAACACTACGAATCCAGATTCACGAAATTTTATGAAGGATACTGGCTGCCGAATAAGTTCGGATACGATAAAAGAAAAGCCCATTATTCAAGTCTGATTTTGACCAATCAAAAAACGCGGGAAGACGCTTTGAAAGAAATCGGTCAAAAGCCGTATGATCAACTTTCTATCTCGAAGGACTTCGACTATATCGCTTCCAAATTGGATATCACAAGAGAGGAATTAGAGAGATTGGAAAAGTTGGAAAATAAATCCTATAGAGACTATAAATCCACAAGCGGTTTGATTAGTCTTGGAACTAAAATTTTTAGAATGCTTGGGATTGAAAAAAGGGTCATTCAGTGA
- a CDS encoding glycosyltransferase family 2 protein yields the protein MKDIIVSIVIPTYNRANDLRRCLFSLVSQTYRNFEVIVCDDGSTDDSEVVIKEFQFSLKINYYHLENFGGPSRPRNFGIQKAKGKYIALLDSDDWWTPKKLEVSVSILESKNIDLVYHDLYKINSTSQFLYWKKEKTRMLKTPILQDLIVNGNGINNSSVVVRKSVVDQVGSLDENPELIAGEDYDYWIRVSKITDKFYQIPKTLGYYWTGGGNLTNPTRSLNILRTLQKKYQSDFDRYVSNRGKTPWWFYKTRFLVHLSLGNLQDAKNEIAFLQEAPFRIKWKYIILFRLKNLLGFFRFQ from the coding sequence ATGAAAGATATCATAGTAAGCATCGTGATTCCAACTTACAATAGGGCAAATGATTTAAGGCGATGTCTTTTTAGCTTGGTTTCTCAAACATATCGGAATTTTGAAGTGATCGTTTGCGATGATGGATCGACGGATGATTCCGAGGTCGTTATAAAGGAATTTCAGTTTTCTCTTAAAATCAATTATTATCATTTGGAGAATTTTGGGGGGCCGTCCAGGCCAAGAAATTTTGGAATCCAGAAAGCAAAAGGCAAATACATTGCTTTATTGGATTCAGATGACTGGTGGACTCCGAAAAAGTTGGAAGTGTCCGTTTCCATTTTGGAATCTAAAAATATCGATTTAGTCTATCACGATTTATATAAAATAAATTCAACTTCACAATTTCTATATTGGAAAAAAGAAAAAACAAGAATGCTGAAAACGCCTATTTTACAGGACCTAATTGTAAATGGAAATGGAATTAATAATTCCAGTGTGGTTGTACGTAAATCCGTTGTAGACCAAGTCGGAAGTTTGGATGAGAATCCGGAATTAATCGCAGGTGAAGACTATGATTATTGGATCAGAGTTTCGAAAATCACAGATAAGTTTTATCAGATCCCGAAAACCCTTGGATACTATTGGACTGGAGGTGGTAATTTGACAAATCCAACACGGTCTTTGAATATACTACGCACTTTGCAGAAAAAATATCAATCGGATTTTGATAGATACGTTTCGAATCGTGGTAAAACCCCGTGGTGGTTTTATAAAACTAGATTCTTGGTTCATCTATCTTTAGGTAATTTGCAGGACGCAAAGAATGAAATTGCGTTTCTGCAAGAGGCGCCGTTTCGAATCAAATGGAAATACATAATCTTATTTCGACTCAAGAATTTATTAGGTTTTTTTCGATTTCAATAA
- a CDS encoding TIGR04326 family surface carbohydrate biosynthesis protein, whose translation MFNQSPHQNSILIWDHSVDRNLPDFSGRIYLWRDYSEDPSKARFSIPKYIDQNRIRLRERYNSILFQLGEIRLRNKRIVDWLQIRPGFSYWWMTLIVESNYGKSTFMISVIKLLALEEILDQKDISEIFLHSSDRNLQNVIRKFCKEMKVPFFFLPKKSLGIREIFNLRRIYNHLPYFLKASVAFLRYLSLVWGLRKQNIPEKKVQDSDLIVFDYFFHLRSNSKNVKSFGSNYWTDLVDTLRKAKVKTFWSHIFIPHSIVPNSKEGVDILSDLNQNETEIHGFLEGRIDLVVLLKTVKDYLKIQWIRLFIRDFRLFCKTEILFFDLWPILKRDFLDSLGGSMSIQNLFLFNLIQKNFEKISGPKKGIYLQENQAWERALIYTWKSKNIGPLTGVPHSTVRFWDLRYFSDYRNYIQKSENSLPMPDVVAINGNASWNAYREGKYPEGQMVEVEALRYLKINSEIITKKKLLRIHSSKVKVLILTDYVESVTRLQMQMLVDAIPFLGRDYTFILKSHPACPVQEREFPSLRLKVRHEPITDLLEEVDIAYTSNITSAAIDVYCSGVPVISVLDGTSLNMSPLLGVNDVVFVSTANELSNALESDFEVLVGKENSLFCIDPNLPKWKKLLAID comes from the coding sequence TTGTTTAACCAGAGTCCTCATCAAAATTCTATCTTAATTTGGGATCATTCAGTGGATCGAAATTTGCCCGATTTTTCTGGTCGAATCTATCTTTGGAGGGATTATTCAGAAGATCCTTCTAAAGCTCGATTTTCGATTCCAAAATATATCGATCAAAATCGAATTCGCTTGAGAGAGCGATACAATTCTATTCTTTTTCAATTAGGAGAAATACGTCTCAGGAACAAAAGAATTGTAGATTGGTTACAAATTCGACCTGGTTTTAGTTATTGGTGGATGACGTTGATTGTGGAAAGCAATTATGGCAAGTCCACTTTTATGATCAGTGTGATTAAATTATTGGCTCTTGAGGAGATTCTAGATCAAAAGGATATTTCAGAGATCTTTCTTCATTCTTCGGATCGTAATTTGCAAAATGTGATTCGCAAGTTTTGTAAGGAAATGAAGGTTCCATTCTTTTTTTTGCCGAAAAAGAGTCTTGGGATCAGAGAAATTTTCAATCTCAGAAGGATCTACAATCATCTGCCTTATTTTTTGAAAGCAAGTGTCGCTTTTCTGCGTTATTTGAGTTTGGTTTGGGGATTACGAAAACAAAATATTCCCGAGAAAAAAGTACAAGATTCGGATCTGATCGTTTTCGATTATTTCTTCCATTTGCGATCGAATTCGAAAAATGTTAAGTCGTTCGGATCGAATTATTGGACGGATTTAGTCGACACTTTGCGAAAAGCGAAGGTTAAAACGTTTTGGTCGCACATATTCATTCCTCATAGTATAGTTCCGAATTCCAAAGAAGGTGTTGATATATTAAGTGATTTAAATCAAAACGAAACTGAAATCCATGGATTTTTGGAAGGACGAATTGATCTTGTTGTATTGTTAAAAACCGTTAAGGATTACTTAAAAATCCAATGGATTCGATTGTTCATCCGGGATTTTAGGTTATTTTGTAAAACTGAAATTTTATTTTTCGATCTTTGGCCGATACTAAAAAGAGACTTTTTAGATTCCTTGGGTGGATCAATGTCGATTCAAAATTTATTTTTGTTCAATCTCATCCAGAAAAATTTCGAAAAAATTTCCGGTCCCAAAAAAGGAATATATCTCCAGGAAAATCAAGCTTGGGAAAGAGCGCTCATTTATACTTGGAAATCTAAGAATATAGGTCCTTTAACCGGGGTACCTCACTCAACCGTCCGATTTTGGGATCTACGATATTTTTCCGATTATAGAAATTACATTCAAAAAAGTGAAAATTCTTTACCGATGCCAGATGTGGTCGCAATCAACGGAAACGCTTCCTGGAACGCCTATAGAGAGGGAAAATATCCGGAAGGCCAAATGGTCGAGGTAGAAGCGTTGCGTTATTTAAAAATCAATTCTGAAATAATTACAAAAAAAAAATTACTCAGAATTCATTCTTCTAAAGTAAAAGTTCTCATTTTGACGGATTATGTAGAGTCGGTTACAAGATTACAAATGCAGATGTTAGTCGATGCAATTCCATTTTTGGGTCGTGATTATACATTTATTCTAAAATCTCATCCTGCTTGCCCGGTCCAAGAACGTGAATTCCCTTCTTTGCGACTGAAAGTTCGTCATGAACCAATTACGGATTTATTGGAGGAAGTGGATATTGCTTATACAAGCAATATCACTTCTGCAGCGATTGACGTTTATTGTTCTGGAGTTCCCGTAATTTCCGTGTTAGATGGAACTTCCCTGAATATGAGTCCTCTTCTTGGCGTGAATGACGTTGTTTTTGTCTCGACCGCAAATGAGTTATCAAACGCGTTAGAGAGTGACTTCGAAGTATTAGTAGGAAAAGAAAACTCTTTATTTTGTATAGATCCGAATTTGCCCAAATGGAAAAAACTTTTGGCAATTGATTGA
- a CDS encoding phosphoglycerate dehydrogenase: MKSKKIFISTYPFGFYNSEPLEILHETGWEIFTNPLKRKLTSIEVSEFAKDVDGIIAGTEDLTPLIYKNENLKIISRVGIGLDSVPLKLCKERGIAVAYTPDAVTMAVVELTIGLMVSLTRKVLSAHQELKVGGWSRFTGKRLGESTIGIIGAGRVGLNVIRILSEFKPKMILINDLKAKAKEILEVLKGKNVNFKLVSKEEIYATSDIVSLHVPLTNKTRNLIGEKEFNTFSKDTFLINTARGGIVNESDLYNALKFNRIAGAAIDVFEQEPYKGNLIDLDNIILTEHMGSCSYDCRLLMEKGSAQEIVRFFQGLSLLNPVPEEEYQNQIV, translated from the coding sequence ATGAAATCAAAAAAAATATTTATTTCCACATACCCATTCGGTTTTTATAATTCTGAACCTTTGGAAATTCTCCATGAAACTGGTTGGGAAATTTTTACCAATCCTTTAAAACGAAAGTTGACTTCTATTGAAGTCTCTGAGTTTGCAAAAGACGTGGACGGTATCATCGCAGGAACAGAAGACTTGACTCCTCTGATTTATAAGAACGAAAATTTAAAGATTATTTCTCGAGTTGGGATAGGTTTGGATTCTGTTCCATTAAAGCTATGTAAGGAGCGAGGAATTGCAGTCGCCTACACTCCAGATGCGGTCACTATGGCAGTAGTGGAATTAACGATTGGCTTAATGGTTTCCCTCACAAGAAAAGTTCTTTCGGCACATCAGGAATTGAAAGTTGGGGGTTGGTCTAGATTCACTGGAAAACGATTGGGCGAATCTACAATTGGAATTATTGGCGCTGGTAGAGTCGGACTGAACGTAATTCGTATCTTGTCCGAATTCAAGCCTAAAATGATTTTGATCAATGATCTGAAAGCAAAAGCAAAAGAAATCTTAGAGGTATTGAAAGGTAAAAACGTTAATTTTAAACTTGTCAGTAAAGAAGAGATCTATGCGACTTCTGATATTGTTTCTTTGCATGTTCCTTTGACGAATAAAACTAGAAATCTAATCGGAGAAAAAGAATTCAACACTTTTTCTAAAGATACTTTTTTGATCAACACTGCTAGGGGAGGGATTGTCAACGAAAGTGATCTATACAACGCGTTAAAGTTTAATCGGATTGCAGGGGCTGCAATTGACGTTTTTGAACAGGAACCATATAAAGGAAATCTAATCGACTTGGATAATATTATACTTACAGAACATATGGGATCTTGTTCCTATGACTGTCGGCTTTTAATGGAAAAAGGCTCAGCGCAAGAGATAGTTCGTTTTTTTCAAGGTCTGAGTTTGCTCAATCCGGTGCCCGAAGAAGAATATCAAAATCAGATTGTTTAA